In Corynebacterium ulcerans, one genomic interval encodes:
- a CDS encoding ABC-F family ATP-binding cassette domain-containing protein, with product MIVTNDFEVRVGARTLLNAPGQHLRVQPGDRIGLVGRNGAGKTTTMRILAGETEPYAGVVTRSGDIGYLPQDSREGNIDQSARDRVLSARGLDQIQTSMERQQEIMETTPDDKKRDAAIRKYSRLEERYHALGGYEAAAEAARICDNLGLPARILDQPLKTLSGGQRRRVELAQILFAASAGSGKSSTTLLLDEPTNHLDADSITWLRDFLSKHEGGLIMISHDVELLDAVCNKVWFLDAVRGEADIYNMSFSKYKDARATDEARRRRERANAEKKAAALKDQAARLGAKATKAAAAKQMLARAEKMMGNLDEIRIADRVANISFPEPAPCGKTPLNATGLTKMYGSLEVFAGVDLAIDKGSRVVVLGFNGAGKTTLLKLLAGVERTDGEGGIVSGHGLKIGYFAQEHDTIDPQKSVWQNTIDACPEAGEQDLRGLLGAFMFTGEQLDQPAGTLSGGEKTRLALAALVSSRANVLLLDEPTNNLDPVSREQVLDALRTYKGAVVLVTHDPGAVRALEPERVIVLPDGDEDLWSEAYMEIVELA from the coding sequence GTGATTGTGACCAATGATTTTGAAGTCCGCGTAGGGGCAAGAACCCTCCTGAATGCTCCTGGCCAGCATCTTCGTGTACAGCCGGGAGATCGGATCGGACTTGTTGGCCGCAACGGTGCCGGCAAAACTACTACGATGCGAATTTTGGCAGGGGAGACTGAACCCTATGCCGGCGTAGTGACTCGTAGTGGTGACATTGGTTATCTTCCGCAAGATTCGCGAGAAGGCAATATCGATCAATCCGCGCGTGACCGTGTTCTTTCTGCGCGTGGATTAGACCAAATCCAAACCTCCATGGAACGCCAGCAAGAAATCATGGAGACCACGCCGGATGATAAAAAGCGCGATGCCGCTATTCGCAAGTATTCGCGGCTTGAGGAACGCTATCATGCGCTTGGCGGTTATGAAGCAGCTGCTGAAGCAGCTCGCATCTGCGATAACTTGGGTCTTCCCGCACGGATCCTCGACCAACCACTTAAGACGCTTTCTGGCGGACAACGCCGTAGGGTAGAGCTGGCGCAAATCCTTTTCGCGGCGTCAGCAGGCTCTGGAAAATCAAGCACGACATTGCTTCTCGACGAGCCGACGAACCACCTCGATGCCGATTCTATTACGTGGCTGCGCGATTTTTTGAGCAAGCACGAGGGTGGCCTCATCATGATTTCACACGATGTAGAACTGCTTGATGCGGTCTGTAATAAAGTGTGGTTTCTCGATGCCGTGCGTGGCGAAGCGGACATCTACAACATGAGCTTTTCTAAGTACAAAGATGCGCGCGCCACTGACGAGGCCCGTCGTCGTCGTGAGCGAGCTAATGCGGAGAAGAAAGCCGCCGCGTTGAAGGATCAAGCAGCTCGACTTGGAGCCAAAGCCACCAAAGCCGCCGCAGCTAAACAGATGCTGGCACGCGCTGAAAAAATGATGGGCAACCTTGATGAGATCCGCATTGCAGACCGAGTAGCTAACATCTCTTTCCCTGAGCCAGCACCTTGCGGAAAAACCCCTTTGAACGCGACCGGGTTGACCAAGATGTACGGTTCTTTGGAAGTATTTGCTGGCGTGGACCTTGCCATTGATAAAGGATCCCGAGTAGTGGTCCTAGGCTTCAATGGTGCTGGTAAGACGACACTTCTGAAACTTCTTGCAGGCGTTGAAAGAACAGATGGCGAAGGCGGAATCGTTTCCGGGCATGGCCTGAAAATCGGCTATTTTGCCCAGGAACATGACACCATCGATCCACAAAAATCTGTCTGGCAGAACACTATCGATGCTTGCCCAGAAGCCGGCGAACAAGACCTCCGCGGTCTCCTCGGTGCCTTCATGTTTACCGGTGAGCAGCTCGATCAGCCTGCAGGGACGCTATCAGGCGGTGAGAAGACACGATTGGCGCTGGCAGCCTTAGTTTCTTCGCGTGCAAACGTCTTGCTTCTCGACGAGCCAACGAACAACCTTGACCCGGTTTCCCGTGAACAAGTACTTGACGCACTCCGAACCTATAAAGGCGCTGTGGTGCTTGTGACTCACGACCCTGGAGCGGTGCGAGCCCTAGAACCCGAACGCGTCATAGTGCTTCCTGACGGAGACGAAGACCTGTGGAGCGAGGCTTACATGGAGATCGTGGAATTGGCTTAG
- the sufC gene encoding Fe-S cluster assembly ATPase SufC, producing MSTLEIKNLHAQVLPTDETAQPKEILKGVNLTIKSGETHAIMGPNGSGKSTLAYTLAGHPRYEITEGEVLLDGENILDLDVDERARAGLFLAMQYPTEIPGVSMANFLRSAATAVRGEAPKLREWVKEVKQAQADLKIDKAFSERSVNEGFSGGEKKRHEVLQLDLLRPKFAVMDETDSGLDVDALRIVSEGINRYQEKTNGGILMITHYKRILNYVQPDFVHVFANGQIITSGGPELADELEANGYDRFLS from the coding sequence ATGAGCACCTTGGAAATCAAGAACCTTCATGCCCAAGTACTACCCACTGATGAGACTGCACAGCCCAAAGAAATCCTCAAGGGGGTAAACCTCACCATCAAGTCCGGCGAGACTCATGCAATCATGGGCCCCAACGGCTCTGGTAAATCTACCCTTGCTTACACCCTTGCTGGGCACCCTCGCTACGAGATCACGGAAGGCGAAGTGCTTCTCGACGGCGAGAATATCCTGGATCTAGACGTTGATGAGCGCGCTCGCGCAGGTCTTTTCCTTGCTATGCAGTACCCCACAGAAATTCCTGGAGTTTCTATGGCTAACTTCCTACGCTCTGCAGCTACCGCCGTGCGTGGAGAAGCCCCGAAGCTGCGTGAATGGGTTAAAGAGGTAAAACAGGCACAGGCAGATCTAAAAATCGACAAGGCGTTTAGTGAGCGCTCTGTGAATGAGGGGTTCTCCGGTGGCGAGAAGAAGCGCCATGAGGTCCTTCAGCTGGATTTGCTGCGCCCAAAGTTTGCGGTCATGGATGAGACGGACTCGGGGCTTGACGTAGATGCACTTCGGATTGTGTCCGAAGGGATTAATCGGTATCAGGAGAAAACCAACGGCGGCATCTTGATGATTACGCACTATAAGCGAATCCTTAACTATGTGCAGCCTGATTTCGTGCACGTCTTTGCCAACGGCCAGATTATTACCTCGGGTGGCCCGGAATTGGCCGATGAACTTGAGGCTAACGGATACGATCGCTTTCTCTCATGA
- a CDS encoding cysteine desulfurase, with amino-acid sequence MSNTYLTESGELDTQRLRQEFPILSRSVRDGKSLVYLDSGATSQRPERVWRAEERFVLHTNAPVHRGAYQLAEEATDAYEDARTAIAGFVGAEWDEIAFTKNATEALNLVAYVLGDPRAGDLQVTEGDTVVVTELEHHANLVPWQELCERTGATLKWYSVTEDGRIDLDSLELDQTVKVVAFTHQSNVTGAVAPVAELVRRAREVGALVVLDACQSVPHMPVNFHDLDVDFAAFSGHKMCGPSGVGAVYGKRKLLEQLPPFLTGGSMISVVTMEKTTFADIPQRFEAGTQMTSQVVGLGEAVKFLQEIGMSAIARHEHKLTDYALNRLSSIEGLSIYGPTTNVDRGSAVSFKVDGIHPHDLGQVLDDHGVCIRVGHHCAWPVHRALNAQSTARASFYFYNTLEEIDRLVEAIEAAKKFFGVTASEGGAL; translated from the coding sequence ATGAGCAATACATATCTGACTGAGTCAGGAGAGCTCGATACGCAGCGACTGCGTCAAGAGTTTCCTATATTGTCGCGGTCTGTGCGCGATGGTAAAAGCTTGGTCTATTTGGACTCCGGTGCAACGTCGCAACGCCCAGAGCGAGTGTGGCGTGCAGAAGAGCGTTTTGTTTTGCACACTAATGCTCCTGTGCACCGGGGTGCTTACCAACTTGCCGAGGAAGCCACAGATGCCTACGAAGACGCTCGTACCGCGATCGCAGGGTTCGTTGGAGCGGAGTGGGACGAAATAGCGTTTACTAAAAACGCCACGGAAGCCCTTAACCTAGTCGCATACGTGCTGGGAGACCCCCGAGCCGGTGACCTCCAAGTTACGGAAGGCGACACCGTCGTAGTCACAGAGCTAGAGCATCATGCTAACTTGGTGCCTTGGCAAGAATTGTGCGAACGTACGGGTGCCACGCTGAAGTGGTACTCAGTGACCGAAGACGGGCGCATCGATCTTGACTCCTTAGAACTTGACCAGACGGTAAAAGTGGTTGCATTTACGCATCAGTCGAATGTCACAGGGGCAGTAGCGCCGGTCGCAGAGCTGGTGCGTCGTGCTCGCGAGGTAGGCGCGCTTGTGGTCCTCGACGCGTGTCAGTCGGTCCCGCACATGCCGGTAAATTTCCATGATCTTGATGTCGATTTTGCTGCGTTTTCGGGTCATAAAATGTGTGGCCCGAGTGGCGTTGGCGCGGTCTACGGAAAGAGAAAGCTACTGGAACAACTTCCACCTTTCCTTACCGGTGGCTCGATGATTTCCGTAGTGACTATGGAAAAGACGACGTTTGCAGACATTCCCCAACGATTTGAAGCCGGTACACAGATGACCAGCCAAGTGGTGGGATTGGGAGAAGCAGTAAAATTTCTGCAAGAGATAGGGATGAGTGCTATTGCGCGCCATGAGCACAAGCTCACGGACTACGCTCTCAACCGTCTGAGCAGCATTGAGGGGCTCAGCATCTACGGCCCTACAACCAATGTAGATCGTGGCTCTGCTGTGAGTTTTAAGGTCGATGGAATACACCCTCATGACCTTGGACAAGTTCTTGATGATCACGGCGTATGTATTAGGGTCGGGCATCACTGTGCGTGGCCGGTACACCGCGCACTTAATGCACAATCGACTGCGAGAGCATCTTTTTACTTCTACAACACGTTAGAAGAGATTGACCGACTCGTTGAGGCGATTGAAGCGGCTAAAAAATTCTTTGGAGTTACTGCCTCGGAAGGAGGAGCACTATGA
- a CDS encoding DUF5979 domain-containing protein — MMLTNVKHASVKRLTKNPWLSVLLALLLIASFSPLLAQSPSAAAQETCTGGSWSNIKWKDDSPNIKDGKYVGPSGFAEVQFDWKANKEAKAGDTIKLKLPKELKAVNTGTVPLQDKNGEIVATGSWSGDEFIITLTNFQERNFDVEGSAFVSVAWNTSNNFDGNLNFNGCGSGNLPGRFEQREGGLFHDDSKIGEYTGYDEKTGNYKIQWSVGIDPKKHQNEYTGRRVIVTDKAPDGWQFTCDGNDNNGYAPVYVSSFMAGQQQIRHAIYDAGGNAGGGTRSGFSNVTQNDGFRDGYNYAINCTPSEVSVEFPYGLYEQSGPVLTLTAVTKTKPAPGSIVTNKATIDNVEVEGYVRFPNAGGLGRGSKGGFTIEKNVVGTEEDKAKEYTFDYQCTSAAGGMDKNGQVKVKHGGFVHVSNLDKGLKCAVKEQDPEVKEGRKLTTSWVVIDKDNKVTSFNSTPTVDITIEDPSEEAVHLVATNKFEQKQTGSFTLKKKVEGVSTSEKFTFKWECTANESTKISGENMLAHDEEVKIENLPLNSTCKITETPVELEGYTHSLSWLTNDEKSGSDNPFAVTPRDNSSEKTPLVVTAVNKYTPVVPPVEPTSSSSTTTQTTEPTSSSSTTTQTTEPTSSSSTTTQTTEPTSSSSTTTQTTEPTSSSSTTTQTTEPTSSSSTTTQTTEPTSSSSTTTQTTEPTSSSSTTTKTTHAIPPIIPIPIPIPVPTVLPPAPTASPNTPAPTATPQAHPSSAAPQPERGKGVLAKTGASVLWIALLAVLLVSLGGVMMYITNAKKKK, encoded by the coding sequence ATGATGCTTACTAACGTAAAGCACGCCTCAGTCAAACGATTAACAAAAAACCCTTGGCTTAGTGTGCTGCTCGCCTTGCTTCTCATTGCAAGTTTCTCCCCTCTCCTAGCACAATCGCCTTCAGCTGCTGCACAAGAAACGTGTACAGGTGGTAGCTGGTCGAATATCAAATGGAAAGACGATAGTCCGAACATCAAGGACGGCAAATACGTAGGTCCGAGCGGATTCGCAGAAGTCCAATTTGATTGGAAAGCCAACAAAGAAGCCAAAGCTGGCGACACTATTAAACTCAAGCTTCCAAAAGAGCTAAAAGCCGTCAACACTGGAACAGTTCCACTTCAAGATAAAAACGGCGAGATCGTTGCCACTGGCTCTTGGTCCGGCGATGAATTCATCATCACACTCACCAACTTCCAGGAACGTAACTTCGATGTTGAGGGCAGTGCATTCGTCTCTGTTGCATGGAATACAAGTAACAATTTCGACGGTAATCTGAATTTCAACGGTTGCGGCAGTGGTAACCTACCCGGGAGATTTGAACAGCGCGAAGGCGGTCTTTTTCACGATGACTCAAAAATCGGTGAATACACCGGTTACGATGAAAAGACTGGCAACTACAAAATCCAGTGGTCAGTAGGAATCGATCCTAAAAAGCATCAAAATGAATACACGGGTAGGCGAGTGATCGTTACAGATAAGGCTCCTGACGGATGGCAGTTTACCTGTGATGGTAATGATAATAATGGCTACGCACCTGTCTACGTTTCTTCATTCATGGCCGGTCAGCAACAAATTCGTCACGCTATTTATGATGCCGGAGGAAATGCCGGAGGTGGAACGCGAAGCGGTTTTAGTAATGTAACTCAAAATGATGGATTCCGCGATGGTTATAATTACGCAATCAACTGCACTCCCAGCGAAGTTTCTGTTGAATTCCCTTACGGGTTGTACGAGCAGTCCGGTCCCGTGTTAACTCTTACAGCGGTAACAAAAACCAAGCCCGCTCCAGGTAGCATCGTGACGAACAAGGCCACAATCGACAATGTTGAGGTCGAAGGATACGTTCGTTTCCCCAACGCTGGTGGTCTAGGGCGCGGCAGCAAAGGTGGTTTCACCATCGAGAAAAACGTTGTAGGCACAGAAGAAGACAAGGCCAAGGAATATACATTCGACTACCAGTGCACATCTGCTGCCGGTGGAATGGATAAAAATGGCCAAGTTAAGGTAAAACACGGCGGCTTCGTGCATGTTAGCAACTTAGATAAAGGTCTAAAGTGCGCAGTCAAAGAACAAGACCCAGAGGTAAAAGAAGGCCGGAAGCTTACGACATCTTGGGTTGTAATCGACAAAGATAATAAGGTCACTAGCTTCAATTCCACTCCAACCGTGGATATCACGATTGAGGACCCGAGCGAAGAAGCCGTCCATCTCGTTGCAACCAACAAATTTGAGCAAAAGCAAACCGGTAGTTTCACCCTTAAGAAAAAGGTAGAGGGTGTAAGCACCTCAGAGAAGTTCACGTTCAAGTGGGAATGCACAGCTAACGAGAGTACAAAGATCAGCGGTGAGAACATGCTTGCTCATGATGAGGAAGTAAAAATTGAGAATCTCCCCCTCAATTCAACTTGTAAGATCACTGAAACGCCTGTGGAACTAGAAGGTTATACACATTCGTTGAGCTGGCTAACCAATGATGAAAAGAGCGGTTCTGACAATCCGTTCGCGGTAACTCCTCGTGATAACAGCTCCGAGAAAACCCCATTGGTTGTAACTGCAGTGAATAAGTACACCCCTGTGGTACCTCCTGTAGAGCCAACGTCCTCGTCGTCTACCACTACGCAGACCACGGAACCAACGTCCTCGTCGTCTACGACCACGCAGACCACGGAACCAACGTCCTCGTCGTCTACGACCACGCAGACCACGGAACCAACGTCTTCATCGTCTACCACTACGCAGACCACCGAGCCGACGTCTTCATCGTCTACCACTACGCAGACCACCGAGCCGACGTCTTCATCGTCTACCACTACGCAGACCACGGAACCAACGTCCTCGTCGTCTACCACTACGCAGACCACCGAGCCAACGTCTTCATCGTCCACCACCACGAAGACGACACACGCTATTCCACCGATTATTCCTATCCCAATCCCTATCCCGGTCCCTACGGTATTGCCCCCAGCACCTACTGCTTCCCCCAATACCCCAGCTCCGACGGCTACGCCTCAAGCACATCCATCATCTGCAGCTCCGCAGCCAGAACGCGGTAAAGGTGTGCTAGCAAAAACAGGTGCTTCTGTGCTCTGGATCGCCTTGTTAGCTGTCCTCCTAGTCAGCCTGGGCGGCGTAATGATGTACATTACAAACGCTAAAAAGAAGAAATAA
- a CDS encoding metal-sulfur cluster assembly factor codes for MNEEHVENKATEEPAGTSVEPQVEDLSDGTATEAASEEQSDLAAGALRPEQSEEDIAKASDVEEYLRDVIDPELGINVVDLGLVYDVWMVDGVHAHVNMTLTSPACPLTDVLEDQAQSAVVGNKIAESLSIHWVWMPPWGPHMITEDGRDQLRALGFSV; via the coding sequence GTGAACGAAGAACACGTAGAAAACAAAGCCACGGAAGAGCCAGCAGGCACCTCGGTAGAGCCCCAAGTGGAAGACCTATCTGATGGCACCGCTACCGAGGCAGCTTCTGAGGAACAATCTGATCTCGCAGCAGGTGCTTTGCGTCCGGAGCAATCAGAGGAAGACATTGCTAAAGCTAGCGATGTAGAAGAGTATCTTCGTGATGTCATTGACCCCGAACTAGGCATCAATGTTGTCGACCTCGGCCTGGTATATGACGTATGGATGGTAGATGGCGTTCACGCACACGTGAACATGACTCTTACCTCGCCTGCGTGTCCGCTTACCGACGTCCTAGAAGATCAGGCACAATCTGCAGTTGTAGGAAACAAGATCGCAGAGTCACTGAGCATTCATTGGGTGTGGATGCCCCCATGGGGCCCGCATATGATTACGGAAGATGGCCGGGACCAATTGCGTGCCCTCGGTTTCTCGGTTTAG
- the sufU gene encoding Fe-S cluster assembly sulfur transfer protein SufU, which yields MNLESMYQEVILDHYKNPMHAGLREPYESEVHHVNPSCGDEITLRVHLSEDGLTVADVSYDAEGCSISQASTSVMAEEIVGKSVAEAMDKLEEFERMITSRGTVEGDEDLIGDGIAFAGVSKYPARVKCALLGWKAFQAATADALEEKK from the coding sequence ATGAACCTCGAGTCCATGTATCAAGAAGTGATCCTCGATCACTATAAAAATCCGATGCATGCGGGTCTGCGTGAACCTTATGAGTCCGAAGTCCATCATGTGAATCCCTCATGCGGTGATGAGATCACACTCCGGGTGCATCTTTCAGAGGATGGCTTAACCGTCGCAGACGTTTCTTATGACGCGGAAGGTTGCTCTATTAGCCAAGCTTCCACGTCGGTCATGGCGGAAGAAATCGTGGGCAAGAGCGTTGCAGAAGCCATGGATAAGCTCGAAGAATTTGAGCGGATGATTACGTCTCGCGGAACGGTAGAAGGAGATGAAGACCTTATCGGCGATGGCATTGCCTTTGCCGGAGTGTCCAAATATCCTGCGCGGGTGAAATGTGCGCTTCTGGGGTGGAAAGCATTCCAGGCTGCCACTGCTGATGCTTTAGAGGAGAAGAAGTGA
- the sufD gene encoding Fe-S cluster assembly protein SufD translates to MSQIQQQSRGTVHNNKGDLFSSFDVNDFDVPRGKDEVWRFISFRRLRGLHDGTFAPATAPNVSITIPEGAQGVTHESVEKTDSRVGRTGAPIDRVGAQAFTSANKANLLTVAAGAVVHEPIRVEVEGKGDGCTSFGHLVVEVGTNAEALIDLRYTGSGTHADNVEFFVGDGARLTVIVDASWNDDAVHLSGHQAVLGRDSVFRHNAAVFGGEVVRLVPRVRFTEPGADAEMLGVYFADDGQYFEQRLLVDHAVPNCRSNVLYKGAIQGDKNSKLPDAHATWVGDVLIRAGAQGTDTYEANRNLVLTDGARADAIPNLEIETGEIAGAGHAATVGRFDDEQEFYLRSRGIPEDEARRLIVRGFFSEVIGRIPVESVRNDLEERITVELNTLQQR, encoded by the coding sequence ATGTCTCAGATACAACAACAGTCTCGCGGTACTGTCCACAACAATAAGGGTGATTTATTCTCGTCCTTTGACGTTAATGATTTTGACGTCCCACGCGGCAAAGATGAAGTATGGCGTTTTATTTCGTTCCGCCGCCTCCGCGGGCTTCACGACGGCACCTTTGCCCCAGCAACCGCTCCCAACGTAAGCATCACCATCCCTGAAGGAGCACAGGGAGTTACCCATGAGTCGGTGGAAAAGACTGACTCTAGGGTTGGACGCACGGGGGCTCCCATTGATCGTGTTGGTGCCCAGGCTTTCACGTCAGCAAACAAGGCTAATCTCTTGACTGTTGCTGCAGGCGCTGTGGTGCACGAGCCGATTCGCGTTGAAGTAGAAGGTAAAGGCGACGGATGCACGTCCTTTGGGCATCTGGTGGTGGAAGTCGGTACGAATGCTGAGGCTCTTATCGACCTGCGCTATACCGGTTCCGGTACGCATGCGGATAACGTTGAATTCTTTGTGGGCGATGGTGCTCGGTTGACAGTTATTGTTGATGCTTCCTGGAACGATGACGCTGTTCACCTTTCAGGACATCAAGCGGTGCTTGGACGCGACTCCGTTTTCCGCCATAACGCTGCTGTTTTCGGCGGCGAAGTCGTGCGGCTCGTTCCTCGTGTCCGTTTTACGGAGCCAGGTGCGGATGCTGAAATGCTCGGTGTGTACTTTGCCGATGATGGACAGTATTTTGAGCAGCGGTTGCTCGTAGACCATGCCGTTCCCAACTGTCGTTCTAACGTGCTGTATAAGGGTGCGATCCAAGGCGACAAGAACTCCAAACTTCCCGACGCGCATGCCACATGGGTAGGAGACGTTCTTATTCGCGCTGGTGCGCAGGGCACAGATACCTATGAGGCTAACCGAAATCTCGTTCTGACTGATGGCGCTCGCGCAGATGCTATCCCTAACCTGGAGATTGAAACAGGGGAAATCGCGGGAGCCGGCCATGCCGCAACCGTTGGACGTTTTGATGACGAGCAAGAATTTTATTTGCGTTCTCGAGGCATCCCAGAGGATGAAGCTCGTCGTCTCATCGTCCGAGGCTTCTTCTCTGAAGTCATTGGAAGAATTCCGGTGGAGTCGGTTCGAAACGATCTAGAAGAACGCATCACCGTCGAACTCAATACCCTTCAACAGCGTTAA